In one window of Paraflavitalea soli DNA:
- a CDS encoding SusC/RagA family TonB-linked outer membrane protein: MKKSQFYTWICMSLLCTGVCSRSVFANIPHFSPLKEGFPHHTIAGMADIKYDTIITGTIINERTEPLIGATVAVKSTGVSATTNDKGAFTLQVPNGNVTLTITYIGYQTQEYKLNNRNNVSIILAADNKEMESVVVIGYGTRKRSDVTGAIASVGTEQIRQVPVTNVSQALQGRVPGLVASQSSFRPGSGSTIRIRGNRSLQANNNPLYVVDGIPLAPENTIDDINPLDIETIDVLKDASATAIYGSRGANGVIQITTKKGRSGRISVDYSGAVSLEKILVPLDVFNGQEWAQLKRDGFIASKSYNSSLSTSNANQLYFPDPVSDFNLFKTRGDIYTWRAVANGYSWINEAALVAAKRATTAEERALLQNLKLPVLDSIAIYDPSKVINYDWQDGALRTGVTQNHNISLTGGSDRFRTAFSGGYFNQKGIEYGQDYTRYTFSLSNDFRPNKVINIGGGINYSNAIQNVGPSMYGGASSQLPIAQPYDSTGKLIFNPGNDGNIVNPLNDANTVFNEIRINRLLGNVFAEVTLYKGLKFRSAFGIDLRNERQGTFNGSQSSVRGGSPANGSYTTRNRFNWTLQNMLTYDLRVADKHAISLLAAQELVKNRYEFNTMSAEALNFESQKWYSLQQNGTGTVIGSGTFSQYQLSSFLGRLNYTFDDKYLLTLSLRNDNSSVLADGHKGELFPSAALAWRIDRENFMKGATIIDQLKLRIGYGSVGNAAIDPYLTSGTLDRSLYNWGGVAATGYFPNTLPLPLLTWEKTKTKNIAVDFGILKNRITGTLDFYESNTNPIQNRSIPAAGGIQNVLVNLGNVRNRGVELSLSTVNIDRPNGLRWTTDFVVSYNKQAITDINGTGSDNIGNQWFLGQPTQVYYDWKLVGMFQYSDTVKGGILADYFWQKAGNKTNVNFQPGRAYVKDLNGDTLITDADKLVLGSHNPKWTASFSTNLSYKNFDLSVYMYAQFGSLIREMRPSLNARYQSFKVNYWTPTNPSNEYAQANNTVDIQQYFQAMSFRSGDFVRVRSIALAYHVPESFISKAKLSRLTLSFNVVNPFLFSKYKTADVETIPYKSSYPTSDNSGPTVNSYSYRSFVFGVRLGL; encoded by the coding sequence ATGAAAAAAAGCCAATTCTACACCTGGATTTGCATGTCCCTGTTGTGCACCGGTGTATGTTCCCGATCAGTTTTTGCCAACATCCCCCATTTCTCACCCCTTAAAGAAGGTTTCCCACATCATACGATTGCCGGAATGGCAGATATTAAGTATGATACAATTATTACGGGTACCATTATCAATGAAAGAACAGAGCCCTTGATCGGAGCAACGGTCGCTGTAAAAAGTACCGGTGTTTCTGCCACCACCAACGACAAAGGCGCTTTTACCCTGCAGGTTCCCAATGGCAATGTTACTTTAACGATAACGTATATTGGGTATCAAACGCAGGAGTACAAGCTCAATAACCGGAATAATGTAAGCATCATTCTGGCTGCTGATAATAAAGAGATGGAATCGGTGGTAGTTATCGGGTATGGAACACGTAAAAGAAGTGATGTAACCGGGGCTATTGCCTCTGTAGGGACTGAACAGATACGCCAGGTACCGGTTACCAACGTTTCGCAGGCTTTACAGGGAAGGGTGCCCGGCCTGGTGGCCTCCCAAAGTTCCTTCCGTCCTGGTTCCGGCTCTACGATCCGGATCAGGGGTAACCGTTCTTTGCAGGCTAATAACAATCCCTTATATGTAGTGGACGGTATTCCGCTGGCTCCTGAGAATACCATCGATGATATTAACCCGCTTGACATAGAAACGATCGATGTATTGAAAGATGCATCTGCTACCGCCATTTACGGTTCCAGGGGAGCCAATGGCGTTATACAGATCACTACCAAAAAAGGCCGTTCAGGCAGGATCTCAGTAGATTACAGTGGTGCTGTTTCCCTGGAGAAAATACTGGTGCCGCTCGATGTATTTAATGGACAGGAATGGGCGCAATTGAAAAGGGATGGGTTTATAGCGTCCAAGTCCTATAATTCCAGCCTTAGCACTTCCAATGCCAACCAGTTGTATTTTCCTGACCCGGTGTCTGATTTCAACTTATTCAAAACACGCGGAGATATCTATACCTGGCGTGCCGTGGCCAATGGTTATAGCTGGATCAATGAAGCTGCGCTGGTTGCCGCTAAAAGAGCTACCACAGCCGAAGAGAGGGCTTTGTTGCAAAACCTGAAGCTGCCTGTATTGGATAGTATAGCTATTTACGATCCTTCTAAAGTGATTAATTACGATTGGCAGGATGGCGCATTAAGAACAGGCGTTACACAGAATCATAATATTTCCCTCACCGGCGGATCTGATCGTTTCCGCACTGCCTTTTCCGGTGGCTACTTTAACCAGAAGGGTATTGAATACGGACAGGATTATACCCGTTACACCTTTAGCCTCAGTAATGATTTCAGGCCTAATAAGGTCATCAATATAGGTGGCGGTATCAATTATTCCAATGCGATTCAGAATGTAGGACCCAGTATGTATGGCGGCGCTTCCAGCCAGTTGCCGATTGCGCAGCCTTATGATTCTACCGGCAAGCTGATCTTCAATCCGGGCAATGACGGTAATATCGTAAATCCGTTGAATGACGCCAATACGGTATTCAATGAAATAAGGATCAACCGGCTGCTCGGTAATGTATTTGCCGAAGTAACGCTGTACAAAGGCCTTAAGTTCAGAAGCGCTTTTGGTATTGACCTGCGCAATGAGCGCCAGGGTACTTTCAATGGCAGCCAGTCTTCTGTAAGAGGCGGCAGTCCGGCCAATGGCAGTTATACTACCCGTAACCGGTTCAACTGGACATTACAAAACATGCTCACCTACGACTTACGCGTAGCTGATAAACATGCTATTTCCCTGCTGGCAGCCCAGGAACTGGTAAAGAACCGCTACGAGTTCAATACCATGAGCGCGGAAGCCCTCAACTTCGAAAGCCAGAAATGGTATTCCCTGCAACAAAATGGTACAGGCACGGTGATTGGCAGTGGCACTTTCAGCCAATACCAACTCTCTTCCTTTCTTGGCCGTTTGAACTATACTTTTGATGACAAATACCTGCTCACGCTCAGTCTGCGGAATGATAATTCATCCGTACTGGCCGATGGGCACAAAGGTGAGTTATTCCCCTCGGCAGCCCTGGCGTGGCGGATAGACCGGGAGAATTTTATGAAGGGTGCTACCATTATTGATCAGTTAAAGCTGCGAATAGGGTATGGCTCGGTGGGTAATGCTGCTATCGACCCTTACCTTACTTCCGGTACGCTCGATCGTAGTTTGTATAACTGGGGCGGTGTCGCTGCTACCGGTTACTTCCCCAATACGTTGCCATTACCCCTGCTTACCTGGGAAAAAACAAAGACCAAAAATATTGCCGTCGACTTCGGTATCCTGAAGAACAGGATTACCGGTACCCTCGATTTTTATGAATCCAATACCAACCCTATTCAAAACAGGTCCATACCTGCCGCTGGCGGTATTCAAAATGTGTTGGTAAACCTCGGTAATGTAAGGAACCGTGGCGTGGAACTGAGCCTGAGCACGGTGAATATAGATCGCCCCAATGGATTACGCTGGACTACCGACTTTGTAGTTTCGTACAATAAGCAAGCTATCACAGATATCAATGGTACGGGTTCTGACAATATCGGTAATCAATGGTTCCTGGGTCAGCCTACACAGGTTTATTATGATTGGAAACTGGTAGGCATGTTCCAATATTCAGATACGGTGAAAGGTGGTATCCTCGCTGATTATTTCTGGCAGAAAGCAGGCAACAAAACCAATGTCAACTTCCAACCCGGCCGTGCATATGTAAAAGACCTTAACGGTGATACCCTTATTACAGATGCAGATAAACTGGTGCTGGGTTCCCATAACCCCAAATGGACGGCCAGTTTCAGTACCAACCTTTCCTATAAGAATTTTGACCTGAGTGTTTACATGTATGCGCAGTTTGGTTCCCTGATACGCGAAATGAGGCCCAGTCTCAATGCCCGGTACCAGTCATTTAAAGTGAATTACTGGACGCCTACCAATCCTTCCAATGAATACGCCCAGGCTAATAATACGGTAGATATCCAACAGTACTTCCAGGCCATGAGCTTCCGCAGCGGCGATTTCGTAAGGGTACGCAGCATTGCCCTCGCTTACCATGTGCCGGAAAGCTTTATCAGCAAGGCCAAACTGAGCAGGCTGACCCTCTCTTTCAATGTGGTAAACCCCTTCCTGTTTAGTAAATACAAAACCGCTGATGTAGAAACCATCCCCTATAAATCATCCTATCCCACCAGCGATAATTCCGGCCCTACGGTGAACTCTTATAGCTACAGGAGTTTTGTTTTTGGTGTACGTCTGGGATTATAA
- a CDS encoding glycoside hydrolase family 88/105 protein yields MKYSMKPVFFSCFVCAGLSAAAQKGNDVTAPLHALQPDYPVPYNPPTTVAVKQVLDRVFNYLDAATPAEFINRGSGAVLANVSAADTNTIFKPGDFRLTSYEWGVTYSGMLQVGAATGDKKYTDYTTRRMQLIADAVPVFKPLFEKYRNRSNPLRSVIDPHALDDAGAMCAAMIKAERSGTVNKLRPVIDNFMQYISTKEFRLSDGTLARNRPHPNTIWLDDLYMAVPALAQMGKLTGDQKYFDDAVKQVIQFSERMFNKQKNVYMHGWVQGMEEHPQFHWARANGWAIMTKVELLDVLPENHPGRPKVLELLKAHIKGLAAYQSGSGFWHQLLDRNDSYLETSATAIYTYCIAHAIQKGWIDAVAYGPMALLAWNAVSTKVNDKGQIEGTCVGTGMGFEPAFYYYRPVNVYAAHGYGPVLLAGAAIYDLLQKNKYKINDSALQYYEK; encoded by the coding sequence ATGAAGTATTCAATGAAACCTGTATTTTTTTCCTGCTTTGTTTGTGCAGGGCTTTCGGCAGCAGCTCAGAAAGGCAACGATGTAACGGCTCCGCTGCATGCCTTGCAGCCCGATTACCCGGTGCCTTACAATCCGCCCACTACAGTAGCGGTTAAACAAGTGCTGGACAGGGTATTTAACTACCTCGATGCAGCCACTCCGGCTGAGTTTATCAACCGTGGCTCCGGCGCTGTATTGGCCAATGTGAGTGCTGCAGATACCAATACGATCTTCAAACCCGGTGATTTCCGGCTCACCAGCTATGAATGGGGTGTTACCTATAGCGGTATGCTGCAGGTAGGTGCGGCTACCGGCGATAAGAAATATACTGATTATACTACCCGGCGGATGCAGCTGATCGCAGATGCTGTTCCTGTTTTTAAACCTTTGTTCGAAAAATACAGGAACCGTTCCAATCCCCTGCGTTCTGTTATTGATCCCCACGCCCTGGATGATGCCGGTGCTATGTGTGCTGCTATGATCAAAGCGGAACGGTCGGGCACTGTCAATAAGCTACGGCCCGTCATTGACAATTTCATGCAATACATCTCTACCAAAGAGTTCCGGTTGAGCGATGGCACCCTGGCCCGCAACCGGCCACATCCCAATACCATCTGGCTCGATGATCTTTATATGGCAGTACCGGCCCTGGCGCAGATGGGCAAGCTCACCGGCGATCAAAAATACTTTGATGATGCGGTGAAGCAGGTGATCCAATTCTCCGAACGCATGTTCAATAAACAGAAGAACGTATACATGCATGGTTGGGTGCAGGGCATGGAAGAGCATCCGCAATTCCATTGGGCCAGGGCCAATGGCTGGGCTATCATGACGAAAGTGGAACTGCTGGATGTATTGCCTGAAAATCACCCCGGTCGGCCCAAGGTGCTGGAATTGTTGAAAGCACACATCAAAGGATTAGCTGCTTATCAATCCGGTTCAGGATTCTGGCACCAGTTGTTGGATCGCAATGATTCCTATTTGGAAACTTCTGCTACAGCGATCTATACCTATTGCATTGCCCATGCTATTCAAAAAGGATGGATCGATGCGGTAGCTTATGGCCCCATGGCATTGCTGGCCTGGAATGCTGTATCAACCAAAGTAAATGACAAGGGACAGATAGAAGGTACTTGTGTAGGAACGGGTATGGGTTTCGAACCGGCATTTTACTATTATCGTCCCGTGAACGTATATGCTGCTCACGGTTATGGTCCCGTATTATTGGCGGGCGCCGCTATATATGATCTGCTGCAAAAAAATAAATATAAGATCAACGATAGTGCCTTGCAATATTATGAGAAGTAA
- a CDS encoding SusC/RagA family TonB-linked outer membrane protein, with translation MKLQSFLLRSVLLLLCLIGPLLPKQSHAQGDTNANGIGISGKVTDEAGKPVAGVSIQVKGSNSSTLTKDDGTFKLTAPSGNAVLIFTHIEYELQEVPLNNQSALTVTLHAANKTLDDVVVIGYGTQKKRNVTGAVSTFDAKTLNERPVTRVDQALVGQMAGVAVKQTTGALGKGLSIQVRGTGSITAGNEPLYVIDGFPLSGAAPNGSGNYALGNPLDNINPNDIESIQVLKDAAAAAIYGSRAANGVVLITTRRGQTGKPKVSFNTYVGYSERSRKLDMLSADEWVDRATEMINAQWVASGSGRTAAQTNEQRRVMLGLAPGAVNTSYMTDDRWTQPGHPGLRYIDWQDEGFRKGLTQNHQIAASGGNEYVRYYVSGNFARQEGMVHYMDYTSYSARANVEINASKKLKFGINLSPTYSITNDPGVEGKDNILHQLVSFTPVQEDTMGIYPNVDQDGQYRWSVSPNSPIAKLKYTVGQTKRFRTLTSLFGEYQIIKGLTFKTTLNLDNTDNNTKGYVPYIIASTLPTRIAQQTALTSGSYTSFRRQTFVNENTLSYNKTIGGVHDISALGGISYNSDKIDNVRINSSNGFTNDYITTLNAAAAITGNTGEARNVLISYFGRVQYGYDGKYLLSASLRRDGSSRFGEDTRWGWFPSASIGWRISEESFMRNVTFISDLKLRGSWGTSGNYNIGDYSSIAVLGFNNYNFNGTQVVGQSPTGITSPALSWEKSETIDVGFDIGVLSNRITASFDYYNKLNTDLLLNVPVLGATGFSNYLRNAGEARNKGWEIELTTRNMTGAFQWTTSANLSHNTNKVVALAGGQDQILIPSSFDISHAILKVGQPMYAIYAVRQDGILTQDDINKGAALFGSQTVGDPKYFDYSNDGVIDANDRMIVGHPNPDYIWGITNNFRYKGFDLTVLVQGQWGGSIYSLLGRALGRTGQGFTDNALGTFRDRWRSPSDPGAGQIGKAYSTFGRIINTDWLYPSDYVRVRNITLGYDAGRLIKAKHVLQAARIYITAENFFGHDRYKGGFNPEATNTDLSGSTAFPEAGDYGGLPLPRSLIIGVNITF, from the coding sequence ATGAAACTACAATCGTTCCTGCTACGATCTGTTCTGTTATTGCTATGTCTTATAGGTCCCCTCCTTCCAAAGCAATCTCATGCCCAGGGTGATACCAATGCGAACGGTATTGGTATTTCGGGCAAAGTAACCGATGAAGCCGGCAAACCGGTGGCTGGCGTAAGCATTCAGGTGAAAGGAAGCAATAGCAGCACGCTTACCAAAGACGACGGCACCTTTAAGCTAACAGCACCTTCCGGGAATGCGGTGCTGATCTTTACGCATATAGAATATGAATTGCAGGAAGTGCCGTTGAATAATCAGTCTGCCCTGACAGTAACACTTCATGCTGCGAATAAAACATTGGATGATGTGGTGGTCATTGGATATGGTACCCAAAAGAAAAGAAATGTAACAGGCGCGGTATCCACCTTTGATGCCAAAACCCTGAATGAACGCCCTGTTACGCGGGTAGACCAGGCATTGGTAGGTCAGATGGCAGGTGTAGCAGTGAAGCAGACTACCGGAGCGCTGGGTAAAGGACTGAGCATACAGGTAAGAGGTACTGGTTCTATTACGGCAGGTAATGAACCGCTGTATGTCATTGATGGTTTCCCCTTATCAGGCGCTGCTCCTAATGGTTCCGGCAATTATGCGTTGGGTAATCCCCTTGATAATATCAACCCCAATGATATTGAGTCCATCCAGGTATTGAAAGATGCAGCAGCGGCTGCCATCTATGGTTCCCGCGCAGCCAATGGGGTTGTACTCATCACTACCCGGCGGGGACAGACGGGTAAACCGAAAGTCTCTTTTAACACCTATGTTGGTTATTCAGAACGTAGCCGCAAGCTCGATATGCTGAGTGCGGATGAGTGGGTAGACAGGGCTACGGAAATGATCAATGCGCAATGGGTGGCTTCCGGATCAGGAAGGACCGCCGCACAAACCAATGAACAGCGTCGTGTGATGCTCGGCCTGGCGCCCGGCGCTGTAAACACCAGTTATATGACCGATGACCGGTGGACCCAGCCAGGCCACCCGGGGTTGCGCTATATAGATTGGCAGGATGAAGGTTTCCGCAAAGGGCTCACCCAAAATCACCAGATAGCTGCCAGCGGTGGTAATGAGTATGTGCGTTATTATGTCTCCGGTAATTTTGCCCGGCAGGAAGGTATGGTCCATTATATGGATTATACCAGCTATTCGGCCCGCGCCAATGTAGAGATCAATGCCAGTAAGAAGCTCAAATTCGGTATCAACCTGTCGCCTACCTATTCTATTACCAACGATCCCGGTGTGGAAGGCAAGGACAATATCCTGCACCAACTGGTAAGTTTTACACCCGTGCAGGAAGATACCATGGGCATTTATCCCAATGTAGACCAGGATGGTCAATACCGCTGGAGCGTATCACCCAATAGTCCTATTGCCAAATTGAAATATACTGTTGGGCAAACCAAACGTTTTCGCACCCTCACTTCTCTGTTTGGTGAATACCAGATCATCAAAGGACTTACCTTTAAAACAACCCTCAACCTGGACAATACCGATAACAATACCAAGGGTTATGTTCCCTATATTATTGCCAGTACATTGCCTACCCGCATAGCACAGCAAACAGCGCTGACATCGGGTTCCTATACCAGCTTTCGCCGGCAGACATTTGTGAATGAGAATACACTTTCCTACAACAAGACCATTGGGGGCGTGCATGATATCTCTGCCCTGGGTGGCATCTCTTATAATTCCGATAAGATCGACAATGTGCGCATCAACTCTTCCAATGGATTTACCAACGATTACATTACTACCTTGAACGCCGCAGCTGCCATTACCGGCAATACCGGCGAAGCGAGGAATGTGTTGATCTCTTATTTTGGAAGAGTACAATATGGATATGATGGTAAGTACCTGCTATCCGCCAGTTTACGACGCGATGGATCATCCCGCTTTGGGGAGGACACCCGTTGGGGTTGGTTTCCTTCAGCTTCCATTGGCTGGAGGATCTCGGAAGAATCATTTATGCGTAATGTAACTTTCATCAGTGATCTGAAGCTGCGGGGCAGTTGGGGTACTTCCGGTAATTACAATATTGGTGATTACAGTTCTATTGCTGTATTGGGTTTCAATAACTATAACTTCAACGGTACACAGGTGGTAGGCCAGTCGCCCACCGGTATCACTAGCCCTGCGCTGAGCTGGGAAAAATCCGAGACCATCGATGTAGGATTTGATATTGGTGTGTTGAGCAACCGCATCACCGCTTCCTTTGATTATTACAATAAACTCAACACCGATCTCCTGCTGAATGTACCCGTGCTCGGTGCTACCGGTTTTTCCAACTATCTCCGCAATGCAGGCGAAGCCAGGAATAAAGGCTGGGAAATAGAACTGACCACCCGCAATATGACCGGTGCTTTTCAGTGGACTACCTCCGCCAACCTGAGTCATAATACGAATAAGGTAGTGGCATTGGCAGGTGGGCAGGATCAGATACTGATCCCTTCTTCTTTTGATATTTCCCACGCTATCCTGAAAGTAGGCCAGCCTATGTACGCCATATATGCCGTGCGCCAGGATGGTATCCTCACCCAGGATGATATCAACAAGGGCGCTGCACTCTTTGGTTCTCAGACAGTGGGTGATCCCAAATATTTCGATTATTCAAATGATGGTGTCATAGATGCCAATGACCGTATGATCGTTGGGCATCCCAATCCAGATTATATCTGGGGCATCACCAATAATTTCCGGTACAAAGGATTTGACCTTACGGTATTGGTGCAGGGCCAGTGGGGTGGTTCCATTTATTCACTGCTGGGTCGTGCGCTGGGGAGAACAGGACAAGGGTTTACAGACAATGCACTGGGTACCTTCCGCGACCGCTGGCGTTCTCCATCCGATCCGGGTGCCGGACAGATCGGCAAAGCCTATTCTACTTTTGGCCGTATCATTAATACCGACTGGCTGTACCCATCCGATTATGTTCGTGTGCGTAATATCACTCTGGGGTATGACGCCGGCCGCTTGATCAAAGCAAAGCATGTATTGCAGGCTGCCCGCATCTATATCACTGCCGAAAATTTCTTTGGTCATGACCGCTACAAAGGAGGCTTCAATCCCGAAGCCACCAATACCGATCTGAGCGGAAGTACAGCATTCCCCGAAGCGGGTGACTATGGCGGACTTCCTTTACCCCGGTCGCTCATCATTGGTGTGAACATTACTTTTTAA
- a CDS encoding RagB/SusD family nutrient uptake outer membrane protein yields the protein MKKLVILLLTVSPLLFSLSCKKFIEEDQVSTLTYEYFKTDLGLEDLVRSAYSPLRYKFDNEQAYCLWNFGIDEFILGDQFNYSYYNTYEPRLNAADNFLNGFWVNNYGAINRCNLGIQLLNEFNNPTSKILGTDAQKNQRLGELRFLRGYYYFQLVQQFGGVPLVLNSSDSIRTDFPRSSIADVYNAIIPDLKFASDNLNTAADVGRALKGSADHFLAKVYLTRGSAVTDQRGQKATDMDSAAYYADLVISSNKFILEPDYMNLWAVVYPKGYPNTTVTIGTPPYNFDGVSGVASGETSKLSASNNSKEIIFAAQFSTNIGLASPSGSTAGGNRTHEYFTCQYDGGIPGLIRNSDNFNGRPFRRMGPSDYTIDLFDRKNDSRFYKSFRTTFYANTTGGKTPVGDTIAQFIVNDKNTTLTAAQVAGARYITYARYYRDASNNLQQGFNNNKYLSLVKHFDPIRLTSAFNEERGVRNGILARLAETYLIAAEAYGRKGNYVKALEYINKIRQRAAYHANEFRNPATWMYDGSTKGDVTDTYANLMATDVLFTTNAPSENYPPGVGSTEERFIHFMLNERTRELLGEFCRWEDLVRTELLYSRTKLFNKDATSIMPYHKLRPIPQQQIDLTTQNGQLMDATQKKNYQNPGY from the coding sequence ATGAAAAAGCTTGTCATTCTGCTGTTAACAGTTTCACCCCTGTTGTTCAGTTTATCCTGTAAAAAGTTTATCGAGGAAGACCAGGTGAGCACGCTTACTTATGAATATTTTAAGACCGATCTGGGCCTGGAAGACCTGGTACGATCGGCCTATTCACCACTGCGCTACAAATTTGACAATGAACAAGCCTATTGCCTGTGGAATTTTGGTATTGATGAGTTCATCCTGGGCGACCAGTTCAACTATAGTTATTACAATACCTATGAACCCCGGCTCAATGCGGCCGATAACTTCCTCAATGGTTTTTGGGTGAATAATTACGGGGCCATTAACCGCTGCAACCTCGGTATTCAGTTGCTGAATGAGTTCAACAATCCCACCTCAAAAATATTGGGTACCGATGCACAGAAGAACCAACGGTTGGGTGAGTTGCGTTTTCTGCGAGGCTACTATTATTTTCAGCTCGTTCAGCAGTTCGGCGGCGTTCCCCTCGTACTTAATTCGAGCGATTCTATCCGGACGGATTTTCCCCGCTCCAGCATTGCCGATGTATACAATGCCATCATACCCGATCTGAAATTTGCTTCCGACAACCTGAATACTGCTGCCGATGTGGGCAGGGCGTTGAAAGGTTCTGCTGATCATTTTCTGGCCAAGGTATACCTGACCCGTGGCAGTGCGGTTACAGACCAGCGCGGCCAGAAAGCTACTGATATGGACAGCGCGGCCTATTATGCCGATCTGGTCATCAGTTCAAATAAATTTATCCTGGAACCTGATTATATGAACCTGTGGGCTGTTGTGTACCCCAAGGGATATCCCAATACCACGGTTACCATTGGTACTCCTCCTTATAACTTTGATGGGGTGAGTGGTGTTGCTTCAGGCGAAACTTCCAAATTGTCAGCTTCCAACAACAGCAAAGAGATCATTTTTGCTGCGCAGTTCAGTACGAATATAGGATTGGCTTCTCCTTCGGGTTCTACTGCCGGCGGAAACCGTACGCATGAATACTTTACCTGTCAGTATGACGGAGGTATACCAGGATTGATACGTAACTCGGACAACTTCAATGGCCGGCCTTTCCGCCGGATGGGACCTTCTGATTATACGATCGATCTTTTTGACCGTAAAAATGATTCCCGCTTTTATAAGAGCTTTCGCACTACTTTTTATGCCAATACTACTGGTGGCAAAACACCGGTGGGAGATACGATTGCCCAGTTTATCGTTAATGATAAAAACACCACATTGACCGCTGCCCAGGTAGCCGGCGCCCGGTATATTACCTATGCCCGTTACTACCGGGATGCCAGCAACAACCTGCAGCAGGGTTTCAACAACAACAAATACCTGTCGCTCGTAAAGCATTTTGATCCTATCCGGCTTACCAGCGCCTTCAATGAGGAGCGTGGTGTGCGCAATGGCATCCTGGCACGCCTGGCCGAAACTTACCTGATCGCTGCAGAAGCATATGGCCGCAAAGGTAATTACGTCAAGGCCTTGGAATATATCAATAAGATAAGACAACGGGCTGCCTATCATGCCAATGAGTTCCGCAATCCTGCTACCTGGATGTATGATGGCAGTACTAAAGGTGATGTTACAGATACCTATGCGAACCTGATGGCTACAGACGTTTTATTTACGACCAATGCTCCGAGTGAGAATTATCCTCCTGGTGTTGGATCAACCGAAGAGCGCTTTATTCATTTTATGCTGAATGAGCGTACACGCGAATTATTGGGTGAGTTTTGTCGCTGGGAAGACCTGGTGCGTACAGAGTTACTGTATAGTCGTACAAAACTTTTCAATAAAGATGCCACCAGCATTATGCCTTATCATAAACTAAGGCCCATTCCGCAGCAGCAGATAGATCTGACTACGCAGAACGGCCAGTTGATGGATGCAACGCAAAAGAAGAATTACCAAAACCCGGGTTACTAA